In Capsicum annuum cultivar UCD-10X-F1 chromosome 8, UCD10Xv1.1, whole genome shotgun sequence, the genomic window gaaaataacaaGTAATTAGTTGAAGTCCGTTCATGGGAAAACAATCAAGAACCTCATTCACGAGTGGATAGATTTCTCGACAAATAACATTTCGAGTAATATAGAATTTCGACTTTACTGTTTTTACTGAGACAAATTTTCTGATTTTATTCGAagggaatgactattctttggCTAACCACCATGGTTCCACAATTGAGGCCTTCACATTGTGATCATTTCGAGATATGCAATAGGCCAACACCAGCACAACTCcttgtgttattgttttcttttggGATGATTGCTGTGGGAGCTGGTTTCGTTAGACCTTGTTCTATAGCATTTGGTGCTGATCAATTGGACAACAAAGAAAATCCAAATAATAAAAGGATTATGGAAAGCTATTTCAGTTGGTActatgctactattggaatgtcAACAATCGTCGCAACAACCTTAATTGTGTATATTCAAGATGCTTTTGGATGGCAAATTGGTTTTGGGATTCCTGCTATCCTTATGTTTTTCTCTGTTGCAGCCTTCCTTTCGGGTTCTTCCCTGTATATCAAAGTTAGTGCTAGTGAGAGCTTATTCACTGGATTCTTTCAAGTACTTGTTGCTTCTGTTAGAAAAAGAAATATCGATCTTCACTCTGGTAACGGTGAAGCCTATTATCATCAATCGCCCAGTTCTGAAATCCAAGCCTTGACAAGCAGCTTCAGGTATGATCCGTTAGGAGGGAAATCTATGGCAATCTTGTTTACTTTATTAGCTATGTTAGTTAACACTTACCTATTAGACTGATCTTCGAGTAGGTGTTTAAATAAAGCTTGCATAATTGAAGATCCTCAAATAGATGCAAATTCTGATGGATTGCGCGCTTCAAACCCATGGAGACTCTGTAGTGTAGAACAAGTAGAATCTTTGAAGTCCCTTCTTAGAGTTGTTCCCATGTGGTCCAGCAACATAATGGTTCAGTTGAGTTTAAATCAATTTTCGTTTTCTACACTTCAAACAATGACAATGGATAGACATATCTTCTCGTATTTTGAAGTACCAGCAGGATCTTTTTCGTTCTTTATGGTGATAACTCTAGTGGTGTGGATTACCATATATGATCGTGCTCTCGTGCCAATAAAATCCAGATATACAGGACAGCCAGGAGGCTTAAGCCCCGTTCTTCGCATGGGAATTGGTTTAGTTCTATCTACTGCAGCGATGGCACTTTCAGCAATAACAGAAAGCATAAGGCGGGGCTTAGCAATTGATCAGAATGATCCACAAGAAATTCcaaatatttcatcagttaaCATGTCAGCTATGTGGTTGGTGCCACAGTACGTTCTTCTTGGACTAGCTGATGCTTTTAATGCTATCGGATTGGTAGAGTTCCTTTATGCTGAGCTTCCCAAAAGCATGTCTAGTTTTGTTGTGGCTATTTTCACACTCGGGATGGCTGTATCTGGCATTTTTGGGAGTTTTATAGTGAATATTGTGGATAGTGTTACCTCATATGGAGGTGGAGTTAGCTGGTTGTCAAGTAATATTAACAAGGGTCACATAGATTATTACTATTGGTTGATTGCTTTCTGCAATGTTGTAAACTTCCTGTATTTTCTTCTCATTTGTCGATATAATCGTCCTCACCAGGAAGTTGAATAAAAACAATGTGAATATAGTACTCAGAGAACTTAATATGTATTAGAACAAATGAATATATAATAAAGTTTGCTCTTTCAGTTTTGCTatataaaaatgattttgtcaaTTTGAGTTGTATTGCCACTGAGAAAATTTATACAGGAAGTATTTGTTATGGATATTTGTCAGATACGTGAAAATGTTGCACATGGAGGTTCTATTtgtgtcacaacccaaattagGACCATGACTGGTGGTAAGGAGGTTAGAACTTCAAAGCAAGCCTCATTAGTATTCCACATAAAATCAGGCAGAGTTTTCCCTGTTTCTGGGCCTATCCAAAAAATTTTCCTATCTCAAATTCACTACGTAACAAACCAATATCACCAACGAAATAACACTACTAAATCCATCTTCAAAATATGAGAAGAAGTCAAATACTTCACAAGTCCATAATAACAATAGAATACTCAAACTTTAAAGGAATAACTATGGAGCGATTctaaaaattttcaaggaaaaaaacataacaaataaataaattgctGCCAACACGAACAAGTGCGGGGCTCACTAGGAATATGCCAACTCGTATATGCAAGTTAAAAAATCCTCACCAATGTCACCTGTGCTTTCTATAGAAACAATAACGAAGAGTGCGACActagctcagtgagtaataacacttaaccaaaattatTTTAACAGGGACAAAGTCAGAAACATCATCAAATAAATGCCCTTTAGAAAATAGTAATGATAAACAATATTGTTTGTTTCATTTAAGCAAGATGAACTAAGTAATAAACTCAATACGCAttgtatcatatcaaatattgCATAGTTGGAAGAttttcaagaatgaatcatgtaatcagtgtgATTTTCTActtcaagaaaagtcaataaTTGTGGACCCCTCATAAAAGAGTCTAATAATCATATCACTAGATCCCAACTCGAGAAAAAGCAGTAATggtatgctagttctaccttcccactagcGATGGCTATAAATGTAATTTGTAAATGCAAGGTGCACCACGTTTAACGAACTCGTCATTAGCTAAGTGATccaaatcaaggtctactcccattTATACTTTTCTTTGTAAACGGTAGGTACTCATATAACAACCTTTTCAAAATATTACAGGACATTTAcgttcatatcaaatcatgttttATGTAAAACTTGAACAAAACATATGTCAACATACTTATTTCTCAAGTAAATAAAGAACGTTTCACAATAACAGTAATCATATATCAAATAGCGATAAATATGTCTTACAACAGTGAGACATCTCAAATAACCATTTTAGTATCATATCAAGTAAAAGACTCGTCCCATGTGAACTTTCAAAGCATTTggtaatatttttcttcaaaatcatgTACAAATTATGAAAGTTAAGAAAACATAAATCATGGTAAGGATACTTGTCGAAATACCTAACTTGTCACCTCGAACAATTTGTATGATTTTCTTCGATCGAATATATAATCACAAACACGAGTCTAGTATCACGTTCATGGACTACAAAATAATTGCCGATactatttatttagattttctctTGGTTCCATTTCGAAATAATCTTTGCTAGGTTATCTATAATCATATCAACATAATTCTCTATTGTTCTTGCCACTCCAGATGATGGGATATTATCGATTAGTTGGTTTTTCTACAAGATTCGTAACTAATGATACCAACAATGATTAAAACTCTATACTTtgtccaaattttctaatttgtgCGTAGAACCAATTAATTAACATTCCTGTTTAGCATAATGTTCCTTGCCagtgttaatagaactttattgaagggaagaaaggctaaggtttacaatataatctgaaaagcatgaaaataactaaaacaagagtaggctatatatacatagccaataacctaaaggtccataaactaaaggcccaataacttatgggctaacatcccccctcaaactcacaatgcaacagcaataagcattgagagtttgtcacacaaaaaacgaaatcgagacgccgactgagccttcgtaaaaaggtcagcaatctgcaaagacgatggaacaaaaggaagcgatatggtcccgagctgtaaatgatgacgggtgaagtgacaatcaatctcaatgtgcttcgtacgctcatggaagacagaattctttgcaatttgtaccgcacttttgttatcacaatgcaggggagtaggcatagaaatgtgaacccccatatctgcaagaagccaacgtaaccaaataatctcacatgtagtcacagccatagcacgatactcagcctccgtggaagatctagagacaacatcttgtttcttgctcttccatgagattaaagagtctccaagaaacacacaaaaaccagtggtggatttacgatcattgcgatctccatcccaatcagcatcactataggctcgcaactcgagagatgacgtcgagggaaacaagatattctgaaactgagtgccacgaagataccttagaatacgaagtacagctccccagtgcacagaagtaggagcagtaacaaactggctaacaacatgaactgcatgtgctatatctggacgagtaaccgtaagataaaccaaactacccacaatagtccgataaagactcggatctgataatggaacaccatcactaggagagtaacgtgcattggtttcaaggggagtatctacagtcctgttgtcagaaagacgcgcccgtgtaaacaagtcagatatatacttagtctgagaaagaagataccctttcttagactgagccacctcaatacccagaaaataacgcagcaagcccaagtccttcattgcaaatcgatgagccaaatcatgcttcaataactcaataccactatgatcatcaccagtaataatcatatcatctacatataaggacaatagaattcgccctgcacttgtacatctaacaaacaatgctgaatcatggttactcgggacaaatccaagggaagtaataacagtggagaatttctcaaaccaagcacgaggggcttgtttgagaccatataaagcttttcgaagccgacaaacttcacctggctggtggtcaatacctgggggaggagtcatataaacttctgcgtggagatcaccattcaaaaaagcattcttgacatccatctgaaatatcttccactgtcgaacggatgcaacagcaatcatagtgcgaacagtcgtcatctttgctacgggggaaaaagtctcctcataatccataccatattgttgtgaatacccttttgccacaagtcttgccttgtatcgctcaacagacccatcagattttgtttttatcttatacacccatcgacaaccaatcgcatgcttaccaggtgggagagtaaccaaatcccatgtatgtgtatgatgaagagcagcaagttcctcagccatagcattctgccaaagaggatcagacacagcctctctatacgactcaggttcagacaaatgatgtatgtttgcaataaaggaagcaaatgaggctgaatatgtagaatagtaaaaatctggcagtttggtggacttacaaggtcgagtagacctcctcagaggtggtgggtctccagtctcaacagtcgaaggagcagactcaggcacaggcgaggctgaagcactatcaggtggcacaccagatggcatggatgaatccggaactggaacctctatgtcaatcccaaagggatcaataagccgaatatctgactttgtcacatcatgggttttagctggaatggaataaaaaggaatatgttccaaaaaagtgacatgtcgtgaaacatataatttctgacttacaggatcatagcaacgatatcctttttgtccaataccataccccaaaaacacacatatagctgattttgaccctaacttatttcgttcaacatgaggacgaagaacaaagcaagtacatccaaaaactagtaatgcagaataattcggcgggtgaccatatagtttctcaaacggagacatccctgaagtcaatgcagtaggaatacgattaatcacatatacagcagttagaactgcttctccccaaaaaatactaggaacctctgcagacaaaagtaaag contains:
- the LOC107852333 gene encoding protein NRT1/ PTR FAMILY 1.2 isoform X2, which produces MVIYLMKVYNIEAATATSLLSMWSALSHGFALLGAFVSDSFLGRFTVVAIGSIFSLSGMTILWLTTMVPQLRPSHCDHFEICNRPTPAQLLVLLFSFGMIAVGAGFVRPCSIAFGADQLDNKENPNNKRIMESYFSWYYATIGMSTIVATTLIVYIQDAFGWQIGFGIPAILMFFSVAAFLSGSSLYIKVSASESLFTGFFQVLVASVRKRNIDLHSGNGEAYYHQSPSSEIQALTSSFRCLNKACIIEDPQIDANSDGLRASNPWRLCSVEQVESLKSLLRVVPMWSSNIMVQLSLNQFSFSTLQTMTMDRHIFSYFEVPAGSFSFFMVITLVVWITIYDRALVPIKSRYTGQPGGLSPVLRMGIGLVLSTAAMALSAITESIRRGLAIDQNDPQEIPNISSVNMSAMWLVPQYVLLGLADAFNAIGLVEFLYAELPKSMSSFVVAIFTLGMAVSGIFGSFIVNIVDSVTSYGGGVSWLSSNINKGHIDYYYWLIAFCNVVNFLYFLLICRYNRPHQEVE
- the LOC107852333 gene encoding protein NRT1/ PTR FAMILY 1.1 isoform X3, which gives rise to MAITEEEENLIHHLPKSYTKGGIKTMPFIIMNETLEKVASYGLQPNMGMTILWLTTMVPQLRPSHCDHFEICNRPTPAQLLVLLFSFGMIAVGAGFVRPCSIAFGADQLDNKENPNNKRIMESYFSWYYATIGMSTIVATTLIVYIQDAFGWQIGFGIPAILMFFSVAAFLSGSSLYIKVSASESLFTGFFQVLVASVRKRNIDLHSGNGEAYYHQSPSSEIQALTSSFRCLNKACIIEDPQIDANSDGLRASNPWRLCSVEQVESLKSLLRVVPMWSSNIMVQLSLNQFSFSTLQTMTMDRHIFSYFEVPAGSFSFFMVITLVVWITIYDRALVPIKSRYTGQPGGLSPVLRMGIGLVLSTAAMALSAITESIRRGLAIDQNDPQEIPNISSVNMSAMWLVPQYVLLGLADAFNAIGLVEFLYAELPKSMSSFVVAIFTLGMAVSGIFGSFIVNIVDSVTSYGGGVSWLSSNINKGHIDYYYWLIAFCNVVNFLYFLLICRYNRPHQEVE
- the LOC107852333 gene encoding protein NRT1/ PTR FAMILY 1.2 isoform X1 gives rise to the protein MAITEEEENLIHHLPKSYTKGGIKTMPFIIMNETLEKVASYGLQPNMVIYLMKVYNIEAATATSLLSMWSALSHGFALLGAFVSDSFLGRFTVVAIGSIFSLSGMTILWLTTMVPQLRPSHCDHFEICNRPTPAQLLVLLFSFGMIAVGAGFVRPCSIAFGADQLDNKENPNNKRIMESYFSWYYATIGMSTIVATTLIVYIQDAFGWQIGFGIPAILMFFSVAAFLSGSSLYIKVSASESLFTGFFQVLVASVRKRNIDLHSGNGEAYYHQSPSSEIQALTSSFRCLNKACIIEDPQIDANSDGLRASNPWRLCSVEQVESLKSLLRVVPMWSSNIMVQLSLNQFSFSTLQTMTMDRHIFSYFEVPAGSFSFFMVITLVVWITIYDRALVPIKSRYTGQPGGLSPVLRMGIGLVLSTAAMALSAITESIRRGLAIDQNDPQEIPNISSVNMSAMWLVPQYVLLGLADAFNAIGLVEFLYAELPKSMSSFVVAIFTLGMAVSGIFGSFIVNIVDSVTSYGGGVSWLSSNINKGHIDYYYWLIAFCNVVNFLYFLLICRYNRPHQEVE
- the LOC107852333 gene encoding protein NRT1/ PTR FAMILY 1.2 isoform X4 gives rise to the protein MTILWLTTMVPQLRPSHCDHFEICNRPTPAQLLVLLFSFGMIAVGAGFVRPCSIAFGADQLDNKENPNNKRIMESYFSWYYATIGMSTIVATTLIVYIQDAFGWQIGFGIPAILMFFSVAAFLSGSSLYIKVSASESLFTGFFQVLVASVRKRNIDLHSGNGEAYYHQSPSSEIQALTSSFRCLNKACIIEDPQIDANSDGLRASNPWRLCSVEQVESLKSLLRVVPMWSSNIMVQLSLNQFSFSTLQTMTMDRHIFSYFEVPAGSFSFFMVITLVVWITIYDRALVPIKSRYTGQPGGLSPVLRMGIGLVLSTAAMALSAITESIRRGLAIDQNDPQEIPNISSVNMSAMWLVPQYVLLGLADAFNAIGLVEFLYAELPKSMSSFVVAIFTLGMAVSGIFGSFIVNIVDSVTSYGGGVSWLSSNINKGHIDYYYWLIAFCNVVNFLYFLLICRYNRPHQEVE